One genomic segment of Hugenholtzia roseola DSM 9546 includes these proteins:
- a CDS encoding WG repeat-containing protein: MIIYHIKNTFFICFFQKLITKFWFLFIFSFLFFATIPYFPATAQTHSAFPFKKDNLWGLISEEGEVLLKPQFQGVQSLPHHFFLLQKATEESEKFGIATEKGQILLPPLYLNVFPLDKNFVAFQTADTKHFGIISATSPTQKTESIYLKVKSLHQDWLMGLKENKWFLLDKNLQVFSKNGYDTILLVQDFLKIESSIDLKNTETATIIGQNKVQKNKITLTEKYLISLAEPSFAETPIQNLKLLNDQMVAFQIGLAWGIVLKNKTVVEPKYKNVLELYQDSLNTYFALQAPSQKWALYRAKANEKVEPLTDFGYDFLQFFVPDAENSEKSKSEKLVLACQAQNCGVLSENGKIKLPFIYQDIYNLENKLIAAQKTEGWQLLDKNTKLISNQFFDIIYDFPFKTPFTKVEAKGKQGLVDKDGSWAFEPLFDRIELRRNWLLAYQGETILAKQYEIRQNKIEITQNLSFLSEKEWLNFIGYLPQETFFTSRLVFRKQGVYRWKLDSSEKYRLFSPDGKYVLEENFDAIEISPLPKLTLARKKQNGKMVASYVIDHVKGQILAKTNCYFIDVIDFAHAQIARAHQDSLHRYNRLVRKDGQIISEIEGKKIDTLTYFYENRLAFRSQGKWGFLDTEGKIIASAQYETVESFQNGFAKVKKEGKWGYINKQGEAVIPTDYQYLSAYEPLIVMAQNKKFGLITSQNKTLIQPEYEFLALVLKSGEKSLWKARKMGKWGIIDVKNQIIVPFNFSKIDDFTESFTIVWQGNKIGVVSQKGEFLFQPQNFQTNVEAATFTKSGLIQVVIEKIEDKISKQILYKKNGYITKEGKWIVEPIYSYIQDFDKIFIEKKGVTLVEKNEKVGYINSEGKEVVSPEFDEIDPHFEQIFLAQKGVVKVRKGNLFGYLDFKGEMILSLSYEWIEDFAKIYQQRDAVTIAKKNGKFGTIDTHENQIIPFEYQAIRMDKRNDTLSFVQKNGKWGLINQFNRSILAPEYEQLRYLQVEGNALIEAVLHRKKITILDENLNLLVCLEAEQAGEVAEGKVPYAILKDQKMRWGFMQIDPQSKESKGLIAPEYQEARAFGEGLAPVKNQNFWQYINEKNEIKINLKLEDARPFRNNLAAAKQGGLWGFLNSKGEWVIKPQFSDCQDFGQLGVPDLTAVQQSKGDLLVWALLDKSGKFKTKFEYQNLSYFSENLLAVQLADKNIEKRKWGFIDVEGKIIIPFEYAEAEAFSDGFAKVRLLPKSKWSFINNKNEIILKTRYVEASNFIKGVACVDGGSLIDKSGKVIAKTNEKLSQFSNLEADIFLGKSTKGFAHYQKEGIKIYLSDKLFFDSALNFKVLENNTTQTLVSKGEKWVLKRQTPENEIVELPFSASQKEVYLAQYGAKRVQNTVGNRKIKDLGFEKRATSQWFWIDSQGHRLDGLSYDFLSVHTFNKKQYHLENNYLYGYLDLNGKWLFEPQFEARSFVGKQTLSLQTANRLIYLNLNKKSF, translated from the coding sequence ATGATTATCTATCACATAAAAAATACCTTTTTCATTTGTTTTTTTCAGAAACTGATAACTAAATTTTGGTTTCTTTTCATTTTTTCATTTCTTTTTTTTGCTACAATTCCCTACTTTCCAGCAACTGCCCAAACACATTCGGCTTTTCCCTTCAAAAAAGATAATCTTTGGGGACTTATTTCCGAAGAAGGCGAGGTACTGCTCAAACCTCAATTTCAAGGTGTGCAAAGCCTACCACATCACTTTTTTCTCCTACAAAAAGCAACAGAAGAAAGTGAAAAATTTGGAATTGCGACTGAAAAAGGGCAAATTTTGCTCCCCCCTCTTTATCTAAATGTGTTTCCTTTGGATAAAAATTTCGTCGCCTTTCAAACGGCTGATACCAAGCATTTTGGCATCATTTCAGCCACCTCACCGACACAAAAAACAGAGTCTATCTATCTCAAAGTCAAGTCTTTACATCAAGATTGGCTCATGGGGTTGAAGGAAAATAAATGGTTTCTTTTGGATAAAAATTTGCAGGTTTTTTCAAAAAATGGATACGATACAATTCTTTTAGTTCAAGATTTTCTAAAAATAGAAAGTAGTATAGATTTAAAAAACACAGAAACCGCCACTATCATAGGACAAAACAAAGTACAAAAAAATAAAATTACGCTCACCGAAAAATATCTTATCAGTCTTGCAGAACCCTCCTTTGCAGAAACCCCTATACAAAACCTAAAACTGCTCAACGACCAAATGGTAGCCTTTCAGATAGGTCTGGCTTGGGGAATAGTTCTCAAAAATAAAACAGTAGTTGAACCAAAATATAAAAACGTTTTAGAACTATATCAAGATTCTTTAAACACCTATTTTGCCTTACAAGCCCCTTCGCAAAAATGGGCTTTGTATCGTGCAAAAGCCAATGAAAAGGTCGAGCCTTTGACAGATTTTGGTTATGATTTCTTACAGTTTTTTGTGCCTGATGCAGAAAATTCTGAAAAAAGTAAAAGTGAAAAACTTGTCTTGGCTTGTCAGGCTCAAAATTGTGGCGTTTTGTCTGAAAATGGAAAGATAAAATTACCATTTATTTATCAAGATATTTACAATTTAGAAAATAAACTGATTGCCGCACAAAAAACAGAAGGTTGGCAGCTTTTAGATAAAAACACAAAACTTATTTCTAATCAATTTTTTGATATTATTTACGATTTTCCTTTCAAAACGCCCTTCACAAAGGTAGAAGCCAAAGGCAAACAAGGGCTTGTAGATAAAGATGGAAGTTGGGCTTTCGAACCACTTTTTGATAGAATAGAGTTGCGTCGAAATTGGCTTTTGGCGTATCAAGGCGAAACGATTTTGGCAAAACAGTACGAAATAAGACAAAATAAAATAGAAATAACACAAAACTTATCTTTTCTTTCCGAAAAAGAATGGCTAAATTTTATAGGCTACCTCCCCCAAGAAACCTTTTTTACCAGTCGTTTGGTTTTTCGCAAACAAGGCGTTTATCGTTGGAAGTTGGATAGTTCGGAAAAATACCGTTTATTTTCCCCAGATGGGAAATACGTGTTAGAAGAAAATTTTGATGCGATTGAAATTTCGCCCCTACCCAAACTTACTTTGGCGCGTAAAAAGCAGAACGGAAAAATGGTTGCTTCTTATGTCATAGACCATGTAAAAGGTCAGATTTTAGCAAAAACAAATTGTTATTTTATTGATGTAATAGATTTTGCTCACGCACAAATCGCACGCGCTCACCAAGATAGCCTGCATCGATACAATAGATTAGTTAGAAAAGATGGGCAAATAATTTCAGAAATAGAAGGTAAAAAAATAGATACACTTACTTATTTTTATGAAAATCGTTTGGCTTTTCGCAGTCAAGGCAAATGGGGATTTTTAGACACCGAAGGCAAGATAATTGCCTCTGCCCAGTATGAAACAGTGGAGAGCTTTCAAAATGGCTTTGCTAAGGTAAAAAAAGAAGGTAAATGGGGCTACATAAATAAGCAGGGGGAAGCCGTCATTCCGACTGATTATCAATATCTTAGTGCGTATGAACCCTTGATAGTGATGGCACAAAATAAAAAATTTGGTTTGATAACAAGTCAAAATAAAACTTTGATACAACCAGAATATGAATTTTTGGCGTTGGTCTTAAAAAGTGGTGAAAAAAGTCTTTGGAAAGCGCGTAAGATGGGAAAGTGGGGAATCATTGATGTCAAAAATCAAATAATCGTTCCTTTTAATTTCTCTAAAATTGATGATTTTACCGAATCTTTTACAATCGTTTGGCAGGGAAACAAAATTGGTGTCGTTTCGCAAAAAGGTGAGTTTTTGTTTCAGCCTCAAAACTTTCAAACAAATGTAGAAGCCGCTACCTTTACCAAATCAGGGCTTATTCAGGTGGTGATAGAAAAAATAGAAGACAAAATCTCAAAACAAATTTTGTATAAAAAAAATGGCTATATTACAAAAGAAGGCAAGTGGATAGTAGAGCCTATTTATAGCTATATTCAAGATTTTGATAAAATTTTTATAGAAAAAAAAGGAGTAACTCTGGTAGAAAAAAACGAAAAAGTTGGCTATATCAATAGTGAAGGCAAGGAAGTTGTTAGCCCAGAATTTGACGAAATAGACCCTCATTTCGAGCAAATTTTTCTTGCACAAAAGGGAGTTGTTAAGGTCAGAAAAGGAAATTTATTTGGCTATCTTGATTTTAAAGGTGAAATGATTTTATCGCTCTCTTACGAATGGATAGAAGATTTTGCTAAAATCTATCAGCAGCGAGATGCGGTTACGATTGCAAAAAAGAATGGCAAATTTGGTACAATAGATACGCATGAAAACCAAATTATTCCTTTTGAATATCAGGCAATTAGAATGGATAAGCGTAATGATACACTTTCCTTTGTACAAAAAAATGGCAAATGGGGGCTTATCAATCAATTCAATCGAAGTATTTTAGCACCTGAATATGAGCAACTTAGGTATTTGCAGGTAGAAGGCAATGCGTTAATTGAAGCAGTTTTACATAGAAAAAAAATTACAATTTTAGACGAAAATTTAAACCTTTTAGTTTGCTTAGAAGCAGAACAAGCGGGTGAAGTAGCGGAGGGGAAAGTGCCTTACGCCATCTTGAAAGACCAGAAAATGCGTTGGGGTTTTATGCAAATTGACCCTCAAAGTAAGGAATCTAAGGGGCTTATTGCACCAGAGTATCAGGAAGCTCGTGCTTTTGGAGAAGGGCTTGCGCCTGTGAAAAATCAAAATTTTTGGCAATATATCAATGAAAAAAACGAAATAAAAATAAATTTAAAACTTGAAGATGCAAGACCTTTCAGAAACAATTTAGCCGCTGCCAAGCAAGGCGGACTTTGGGGATTTCTCAACTCAAAAGGCGAGTGGGTGATTAAGCCGCAGTTTTCGGATTGTCAAGACTTTGGGCAACTTGGTGTCCCTGATTTAACCGCAGTGCAGCAATCGAAAGGCGATTTGCTTGTGTGGGCTTTATTAGATAAAAGTGGTAAATTTAAAACGAAATTTGAGTACCAAAATTTATCATATTTTTCAGAAAATCTGCTTGCTGTTCAATTAGCCGATAAAAATATAGAGAAAAGAAAATGGGGATTTATTGATGTAGAAGGTAAAATAATTATCCCTTTCGAGTATGCAGAGGCGGAAGCTTTTTCTGATGGTTTTGCAAAAGTTAGACTTTTACCCAAATCTAAATGGTCTTTTATCAATAATAAAAATGAAATTATTTTAAAAACACGTTATGTAGAAGCCTCTAACTTTATTAAGGGAGTTGCTTGTGTTGATGGTGGAAGTCTAATAGATAAGTCGGGTAAAGTAATTGCAAAAACAAACGAAAAATTAAGTCAATTTTCTAATTTAGAAGCAGATATTTTTCTCGGCAAAAGCACAAAAGGTTTTGCTCATTATCAAAAAGAAGGAATAAAAATTTATCTTTCTGATAAACTCTTTTTTGATAGTGCTTTGAATTTTAAAGTATTGGAAAACAACACAACTCAAACCTTAGTATCCAAAGGAGAAAAATGGGTTTTGAAAAGGCAAACTCCTGAAAATGAGATAGTTGAACTCCCTTTTTCTGCTTCACAAAAGGAGGTGTATTTGGCACAATACGGCGCAAAGCGTGTGCAGAATACGGTAGGAAACAGAAAAATTAAAGATTTGGGGTTTGAAAAAAGAGCTACTTCTCAATGGTTTTGGATTGATAGCCAAGGGCATCGACTTGATGGATTGTCGTATGATTTTCTTTCTGTACACACTTTCAATAAAAAACAATACCATTTAGAAAATAATTATTTGTATGGATATTTAGACTTAAATGGGAAATGGCTTTTCGAACCGCAGTTTGAAGCACGTAGCTTTGTTGGAAAACAAACTTTATCGCTACAAACAGCAAACCGTTTAATTTACTTAAATCTCAACAAAAAATCTTTTTAA